AAAGGTTTGCTGCAGCGTCAGCCCTTGTTGGTTGCCCGACTGACAGGCCAGGGCCACAAGCCCGCCGACAAGAACGGTAAACAGCGCGCTTTCGCCAAAGACGGGCCAATGGCCCTGCCCGTCGATTATATCCATCACCATGGGCGGCAGCATCGCAACACCCAGCATGGCCACCATGAGGCCAATGACATATCCGACAGGTCTTAGGTCGATCATAGGCGCAGCGTTGGCGTGAACCTCACCCAGTGTCAACTCATAGCGAGCGGGTTAGTTCGTTTCTCCGAAAATGCGCAGGCTTTCCGTGCGGCTGCGGGTCTCGCGTTCAAGGCAGCTATAGTACATCAGCGGTTCCATGCTGCCGCCACGCACCAAGGTGCTTTCCGCAGCGCATGCAAGGTCTCGGTAGGTGATCCACGCGCGTTGCGCATCGCGCAGCATTGTGGCGGAAGGCAGCTCGTCTGCTGCGATGTATTTGTCCATTTCCTTGGCCTGCGCCATGGCGAGCTTATAGGAGAGGTTCAGGTCTTCGTCCGCATAGCCATAAAACTGCGCTGCACAGAAATTCATTTCCATCTGGTTCGTGGCATTGGTGCAATCGACCTCTTGCGCGGCCAAAGGCGAGGCCAAAAGCCCCAAAGCAATCAAAATCTTACGCATGATACCCCCTAAACTGGTGAACCCCAGCTTAGCAGGGATCAGCCAACGTGGAAGAGTGTTGTGAAGAGCTTGGGATCGATGGAGCCCGACTCAAAGGTCTCGCCCTCAGTCAGGATCGAGACCGCGTCATGGCTGTGCAAGCTTTCCTGATGGCTGGCGATGACGCGGAAATCACCGATGCGCTCGTCTTGCTGCAACTCAGCACAGAACAGACGTGCAGCGTCTTCTACAAAGATCGGGTTCGCCGCATTCAGTTCCGCAAAGGCCTGTTCGTCCTCGCGTTTCACCATGACCTGCGTTTCGGTCGGCACCGCGCGGCGGGCCATGTCGATCAGGTCCTCAAACCACAGCTTCTGGATGGGCTTGGTCACCACAGAAATCCGCGCCACAGAGCGTTGGGAATGCGGCGTCGCCAACTGTCCACGCGATTGGCGTGCGTGTTCAGAAAGTTCCAACGAACACGGACAGGTCGAGGAATAGACATAGTCCAGATGCATGATTTTGAGCGGCTTGCCGTTCACATCCACCTTTTCCATGGCGATATCGTAATACTGATAGCCCTCAAGGCCCGAGCGCAAAGACGGGATCTTCATTGGATAGCGCAGGCGCATCTGTATGCGCGCATCAAAACTTCCAAGGTCCGACTTATAGTCTTTCAGCGCATGTTCCAGCACTTCGAAACTAAAGGTCTTTTCCGCGTGCTTATAAAAGCTGCGCATGATGCGGGACATATTGATGCCCTTCTTGTCCTCTTCAAGGCTGACCGTACCGGTCACAGAGGTCTCAAGGGTCACATCCCCGCCTTCGCGGGTGCGGTAGGAAATTGGCAGGCGGAAATTCGAGATCCCAACGTGCTGGATCTGTTTCTTGGCGCCTTTGATCAGGCTGGTCGGCCCGTTTTGCAAATCCGGCAGCGTCTCGCGGTAAGCGGCGTCGACGGTGAAATCCTCGGGGTAGTCACGCGACAGCTCGGGATAATTCGCAACCTCTTGGCCGGGCAAAAGCCGCGCAATGGCGGGTTCCAGTTCGGCAATCTCAGTGGGGCTCGCGTCCTTGGCCCAAGCGCGCAGCTTCTCAAGGGCCTCTTGGGCCTCGTCCCGGCTGAGCTCGGACTTTGATTTGGATGGGTGCATGTTCATCGGCACCTCCCTAACGCTTGCGTGCGCCTAACTTAGTGCGTCACGGCTGAAATTGCCAATTTAACCGACCGATTGCATGTGCAGGGCCGGAAAAACAGAAAAAGGGCATACGGATCATGCCCTTTTCCAGTATCTTATTCTATCCCGCCCCGCTGGGCAGGCGTCAATCAGACCTGAGAGGCCTCTAAAGCGACTCGCACGTCCTTGATCAAGTCGTCTGTGTCCTCAAGCCCAACCGAGAAACGGATGAGACCCGGTGTGATGCCCAGCTCGGCCTTCAGCTCGTCACTCAGACGCTGGTGCGTGGTGGTCGCTGGATGGGTGGCGATGGATTTGGAATCGCCGAGGTTGTTGGAAATCACAGGGATCGTCAGCGCATTCAGGAACTTGAAGGCGGCCTCTTTGCCACCTTTGACGTCCAAAGACAGAACCGTGCCGCCGCAGCCGCTGAGTTGGCTTTGCACCAGAGCATTCTGCGCGTGGGTTTTCAGGCCCGGATAGATCGCGCGTTCCAGGGCTGGGTTGCCTTCCACGGCCTCGGCAATAGCCAAAGCGCTTTCGGCCTGCGCCTTCACACGCAAATCGATAGTCTCAAGCCCCTTAAGCATGATCCACGCGTTGAACGGGCTCAGCGAGCCGCCGGTGTGTTTCATGTAAGGCTCAAGCGTGCCGCGGATGTAATCTTTGGTGCCAAGGATCACGCCGCCCAGAGCACGCCCCTGCCCGTCGATATGTTTGGTCGCAGAGTAAACGACAACATCAGCACCCTGCTCGATGGCTTTGGAATAGACTGGGGTCGAGAAAACGTTGTCGACGACGACCGTCGCGCCGACGGAATGCGCGATGTCCGCGACGGCCTTGATGTCGATGACTTCAAGCGTCGGGTTGGACATAGATTCAAAGAAACAGACCTTAGTGTCAGGCCGAACCGCCGCGCGCCAGGCATCCAGATCGGTACCGTCGACAAAGGTCACTTCGACGCCGAACTTCGAGAGGATGTTTTCCAGAATGTGCAAACAAGACCCAAACAGAGCCTTCGCGGACACCACATGATCGCCTGCCTGCACCAAAGAGGTCAGCGCGCCATTGACCGCCGCCATCCCAGAGGCCGCGGCAAAAGCATCCTCTGCCCCCTCAAGCAACGCGATACGTTTCTCGAACATATCCACGGTCGGGTTGCCATAACGGGCATAGATAAATTCATCAGGACCGGTCTCGATAAAGCGTGCCTCTGCTTGCTCGGCATTGTCATAGACAAAGCCCTGCGTCATGTAGATCGCTTCGCTGACCTCGTTGTACTGGCTCCGACGTGTGCCGCCATGCACAAGTTTCGTCCGCTTGTTCCAGTCGCTCATCTTCAACTCCTTCGCGCCCGGCGCACCCTCTGAGTGACACCATTCGGGCAATAAAAAACCCCCGTACGGCCAAGCGTAAGGGGGTCCCTTCGTCCTGACCTCTTTAGCGGAATTCGGAGACATCCCTGCCCCACGTGGCCCGCAATCCGGTAACAAATCGCCACGGGGATCTCTTACTGCGCTGCAGCAACAGGGTCAACCGAGTCGCTGGGCGTGGGCGCGATTTTCGTAGTCTTACGGACAGAGAGGCCTGCACTTTTGCACCGCCAACCTTGCCGCTTACGTAAACTTCTCTCTTTGCCGAATGGTTTTCCTCAGGCATGATGCCCTCCGCGAGGGGGTAGAACGCATGACACCGATTGACCTTTATTATTGGCCCACGCCCAACGGCTGGAAGGCCTCGATTGCGTTGGAAGAATTCGGCCTGCCCTACGAGGTGCATCAGATCAATATCGGCAAAGGCGACCAATTCGCGCCTGATTTCCTGCGCATTGCGCCGAACAACCGGATGCCCGCGATTGTGGACCATGACGGACCAGACGGAGCGATATCCGTTTTCGAAAGCGGGGCAATCCTGCAATATCTGGCGCGCAAAACCGGCATGTTTTACGGCCAGGGTGAGCGCGAGCACGTTGGCGTCGAAGAATGGCTGATGTGGCAAATGGGCGGCGTCGGCCCGATGGCGGGCCAAACCCACCATTTCCTGAAATACGCTCCCGAGGACATCGCCTACGCCAAGGATCGCTACCGCAGTGAAACCGCGCGGCTCTATGGCGTTCTGGACCGGCGACTTGCCGAAAACGAATATGTCGCAGGTGACACCTACACGATCGCAGATATGGCGATTTGGCCTTGGGCGTCCCTATGGCAAGGACAGGAACAGACTCTGGACGATAAACCCAACCTCGCGCGCTGGCTGAAAACCGTCTGGGCACGACCGGCCGTGCGACGCGGGCGCGGCTTGTTGGCCGACCTGCGCGGAGATCGCAGCGACACCTGGGTGGTGCGCGATCTGTTTCCGGATCACGTTTAGACCTGCGTGGCTGCCTGAGCCTCGGCCGCGTCCTTGCGTTCACGTCCTGCGGCCTTGCAATAGGCATCGGCCTCGCTTTTGGTCATGGTTTCGGGATATCCCGTCGCCTCATCCCAATAGAGCCGGTCTGTCGTATAGAGCTGACAGCTTACCTGCCCCTTCTCCGTCTCCAGCACCACTTCCGGGCTGAGATACTCTGACCGGTCGCAGGCACTCAAGCCAAAGCCCAACACGGCGGCTGCCAATATGCGATGAATGGAACCCATGTAACCTCCTCGATCCTTTGCCATCTGTGTGGCAACTGCCGCAAAGGCCTAGGGGCATAAACCCCCTGATACTAGGAGAAATTCGTGGGTTGCCTCATATGTGACGCCGGTGGCGCATTATTCCCCGAGGCATGGTTTATTCAGGTTGAAAACGGCGCGTGGTTTACGCGTTATCCGCTTCATCCTCTTCAATCCCGTATTTGGTGAAGACGCCGGCTTGGGTCATAAAGAACACGAATACAGCCGCCGTCAGACCAAAGGTTTTGAAGTAAACCCAGGTATCCGTGGACTGGGTGCGCCAAATGACTTCGTTCAGTACGGCAAGGCCAATAAAGAACGCCGTGAGGCGACGAGTCAGGATCATCCAGCCCTCATCTTGTAAGGGCAGTGCCTCTTCCATCACGAACTTCAGATAGCTTTTGCCTTGCAGAAGGCCGACGCCAAGGATCCCGCCAAAAAGCACATAGATCATGGTCGGCTTCATCTTGAAGAAGCGGTCGTCGTTCAGCCAAACCGACAGACCTCCGAAGAGCGTCACGAGGACGACGGTAGCAAGCTGCATCTTGGACACATGCCCGGTAAGACGCCACAGGATAAAGGTGGTCAGAGCGATGAGGGGCACGAAGGCCGCAGTCACCACGATAAAGCCGTCATAGTCTGTGCCACCAATGGTAAACACCTGATCTCGCAGGCGCAGATAGCCGATGAAAAACAGAATGATCGGGCCGAATTCCAAAGCTGATTTCAGCATCGGGTTGATTGTCTTGCCTGCCATGTGCCTGTCCTTTTCTAAGGGCTCTTGCCGATATATCGCCTCAGCCGCCCATTTCAACTATTACCGCCCCAAGCGCGATCAAAGCCATGAG
This is a stretch of genomic DNA from Cognatishimia activa. It encodes these proteins:
- a CDS encoding glutathione S-transferase N-terminal domain-containing protein, which codes for MTPIDLYYWPTPNGWKASIALEEFGLPYEVHQINIGKGDQFAPDFLRIAPNNRMPAIVDHDGPDGAISVFESGAILQYLARKTGMFYGQGEREHVGVEEWLMWQMGGVGPMAGQTHHFLKYAPEDIAYAKDRYRSETARLYGVLDRRLAENEYVAGDTYTIADMAIWPWASLWQGQEQTLDDKPNLARWLKTVWARPAVRRGRGLLADLRGDRSDTWVVRDLFPDHV
- a CDS encoding inner membrane-spanning protein YciB; amino-acid sequence: MAGKTINPMLKSALEFGPIILFFIGYLRLRDQVFTIGGTDYDGFIVVTAAFVPLIALTTFILWRLTGHVSKMQLATVVLVTLFGGLSVWLNDDRFFKMKPTMIYVLFGGILGVGLLQGKSYLKFVMEEALPLQDEGWMILTRRLTAFFIGLAVLNEVIWRTQSTDTWVYFKTFGLTAAVFVFFMTQAGVFTKYGIEEDEADNA
- the metZ gene encoding O-succinylhomoserine sulfhydrylase → MSDWNKRTKLVHGGTRRSQYNEVSEAIYMTQGFVYDNAEQAEARFIETGPDEFIYARYGNPTVDMFEKRIALLEGAEDAFAAASGMAAVNGALTSLVQAGDHVVSAKALFGSCLHILENILSKFGVEVTFVDGTDLDAWRAAVRPDTKVCFFESMSNPTLEVIDIKAVADIAHSVGATVVVDNVFSTPVYSKAIEQGADVVVYSATKHIDGQGRALGGVILGTKDYIRGTLEPYMKHTGGSLSPFNAWIMLKGLETIDLRVKAQAESALAIAEAVEGNPALERAIYPGLKTHAQNALVQSQLSGCGGTVLSLDVKGGKEAAFKFLNALTIPVISNNLGDSKSIATHPATTTHQRLSDELKAELGITPGLIRFSVGLEDTDDLIKDVRVALEASQV
- a CDS encoding lysozyme inhibitor LprI family protein: MRKILIALGLLASPLAAQEVDCTNATNQMEMNFCAAQFYGYADEDLNLSYKLAMAQAKEMDKYIAADELPSATMLRDAQRAWITYRDLACAAESTLVRGGSMEPLMYYSCLERETRSRTESLRIFGETN
- the folE2 gene encoding GTP cyclohydrolase FolE2, coding for MNMHPSKSKSELSRDEAQEALEKLRAWAKDASPTEIAELEPAIARLLPGQEVANYPELSRDYPEDFTVDAAYRETLPDLQNGPTSLIKGAKKQIQHVGISNFRLPISYRTREGGDVTLETSVTGTVSLEEDKKGINMSRIMRSFYKHAEKTFSFEVLEHALKDYKSDLGSFDARIQMRLRYPMKIPSLRSGLEGYQYYDIAMEKVDVNGKPLKIMHLDYVYSSTCPCSLELSEHARQSRGQLATPHSQRSVARISVVTKPIQKLWFEDLIDMARRAVPTETQVMVKREDEQAFAELNAANPIFVEDAARLFCAELQQDERIGDFRVIASHQESLHSHDAVSILTEGETFESGSIDPKLFTTLFHVG